The genomic region CCGCTTTTAGAATCTTCGCCTTAAGGCTCCATAAGATTTCTGGCGGGTTGGGCACTGGCCCGATTTTGGTTGACAGGAGCTTCTTGGACTTCGCCTGACTGTTGAGAGACCAAAGTCTTTGGTCTACCAAATCCGACTTCCGTATTTCGTTCAGGTAAGATTGAAATCAACCGATGATGGCCTTCACTTCCAAAAATGCTTCCAGACCGAAAACACCCGCTTCTCGTCCATTGCCTGATTGTTTGTAGCCTCCAAAAGGTGCAGTCGCGTTGCTCGGCGCGCCGTTCACAAAAATACGGCCGGCTTTGAGTTTTTCTCCGACGCGCTTGGCATTCTCAACACTGCTAGAAAAGACATATCCGGCAAGTCCGAAAGACGTATTGTTCGCAATTTGGATCGCATCTTCTTCATCGTGATAGGACAGGATGCTTAGCACAGGTCCGAAGATTTCTTCGGCGGCGATTTTCATCTTCGGCGTTACATTCTTGAAGATGGTCGGCTGCACGAAATAGCCTCTGTCTATTCCGCTGCTGAATCCTGGTCCCCCGCAGACGAGCCTCGCCCCTTCTGCGAGTCCGGCTCCGATCATCGAGTTGACCTTCAGAAATTGGGCACGATTTGCAAGGGGTCCAAGCGTGGTGGTCGGATCAAAAGGATCTCCGATTTTGAACGCCTCCGCGGTTCTCTTCGCAATCTCCGCGGCGCGTTCGACTTGGTCAGCATGGATTAGGAGCCGGGTGGGCGCGATGCAGCTTTGGCCGCAATTAATGAAAGCCCGTCTGACCGCATCCGGAATCGCAGTTTTTAAGTCGGCATCGGGCAGTATGATATTTGCGGATTTTCCGCCGAGCTCCTGGTGTACTGCCTTAACGGTCTCCGCTGCATCTCGCGCAATCGCGATACCAGTTTGGACAGATCCGGTAAACGAAACGAGGGCGATGTCGGGATGTGTTGCGATGGAGCGGCCAACTGTCGGGCCATCGCCATAGATCATATTGAAGACGCCAGGCGGCAGTCTGGCCGCATCGATGATCTCAGCAAATATGCGCGCTGCAACGGGCGAATATTCGCTTGGCTTTAATACGATCGTGCACCCGGCCGCCAACGCCCCGCAAACTTTCGATGCGATCAGTGCGACAGGCCAATTCCAGGCGGTTATCAGACCCACGACGCCGAACGGCTCTCTACGAACCACGTCATTGGCGATCTTGAATTCAAAAGGATATGATTTGAGAACTTCGCGAGTCGCGAGGAAATGGTTGAGAGCCATTTCGACCTGCACGTTCATCGAGAATGAAATGGG from Hyphomicrobium sp. MC1 harbors:
- a CDS encoding aldehyde dehydrogenase family protein encodes the protein MIDCSRFYIDGQWIKPATRSFMDLINPATTEKFGRVVLGCQQDVDAAVAAAKRALAAYETSSRELRLTYFDKIISAYEARKKDLAEAITLEIGSPISFSMNVQVEMALNHFLATREVLKSYPFEFKIANDVVRREPFGVVGLITAWNWPVALIASKVCGALAAGCTIVLKPSEYSPVAARIFAEIIDAARLPPGVFNMIYGDGPTVGRSIATHPDIALVSFTGSVQTGIAIARDAAETVKAVHQELGGKSANIILPDADLKTAIPDAVRRAFINCGQSCIAPTRLLIHADQVERAAEIAKRTAEAFKIGDPFDPTTTLGPLANRAQFLKVNSMIGAGLAEGARLVCGGPGFSSGIDRGYFVQPTIFKNVTPKMKIAAEEIFGPVLSILSYHDEEDAIQIANNTSFGLAGYVFSSSVENAKRVGEKLKAGRIFVNGAPSNATAPFGGYKQSGNGREAGVFGLEAFLEVKAIIG